The Sorex araneus isolate mSorAra2 chromosome 5, mSorAra2.pri, whole genome shotgun sequence genome has a segment encoding these proteins:
- the COPS4 gene encoding COP9 signalosome complex subunit 4 isoform X2 gives MAAAVRQDLAQLMNSSGSHKDLAGKYRQILEKAIQLSGAEQLEALKAFVEAMVNENVSLVISRQLLTDFCAHVPNLPDGTAKDIYHFTLEKIQPRVISFEEQVASIRQHLASIYEKEEDWRNAAQVLVGIPLETGQKQYNVDYKLETYLKIARLYLEDDDPVQAEAYINRASLLQNESTNEQLQIHYKVCYARVLDYRRKFIEAAQRYNELSYKTIVHESERLEALKHALHCTILASAGQQRSRMLATLFKDERCQQLAAYGILEKMYLDRIIRGNQLQEFAAMLMPHQKATTADGSSILDRAVIEHNLLSASKLYNNITFEELGALLEIPAAKQEKPCRRGTSRSSHFASR, from the exons ATGGCGGCGGCCGTGCGCCAGGACTTGGCCCAGCTCATGAACTCCAGCGGCTCTCACAAGGACCTGGCGGGCAA GTACCGTCAGATCTTGGAAAAAGCCATTCAGTTATCCGGGGCAGAGCAACTAGAAGCTTTGAAAGCTTTTGTGGAAGCAA TGGTGAACGAGAACGTCAGCCTGGTGATTTCTCGGCAGCTGCTGACAGATTTCTGCGCACATGTCCCTAACCTGCCCGATGGCACTGCCAAAGACATTTATCATTTCACCCTGGAAAAGATCCAGCCCAGAGTCATTTCCTTTGAGGAGCAG GTTGCTTCCATAAGACAGCATCTTGCATCTATATATGAGAAGGAAGAAGACTGGAGAAATGCAGCCCAAGTATTGGTGGGAATTCCATTGGAGACAGGACAAAA GCAGTACAATGTAGATTACAAGCTGGAGACTTACTTGAAGATTGCGAGGCTGTACCTGGAGGACGATGACCCAGTCCAGGCCGAGGCTTATATAAATCGAGCATCATTGCTCCAGAACGAATCCACCAACGAACAGTTACAGATACATTATAAG GTATGCTATGCCCGTGTTCTTGATTATAGGAGGAAATTCATTGAAGCTGCCCAGAGGTACAATGAGCTCTCTTACAAGACAATAGTCCACGAAAGTGAAAGACTCGAGGCCTTAAAACACGCTTTGCACTGTACCATCTTAGCCTCAGCTG GACAGCAGCGTTCCCGGATGCTTGCTACCCTTTTCAAGGACGAGAGGTGTCAGCAGCTTGCTGCCTACGGGATCCTAGAGAAGATGTACCTGGACCGGATCATCCGAGGAAACCAGCTGCAGGAATTCGCGGCCATGCTGATGCCGCACCAAAAGGCAACTACGGCCGACG GTTCAAGCATTTTGGACAGAGCTGTTATTGAACACAATTTGTTATCTGCAagcaaattatataataatatcacCTTTGAAGAACTGGGAGCTCTTCTGGAAATCCCTGCAGCTAAG CAAGAGAAGCCCTGCCGACGTGGGACAAGCAGATCCAGTCACTTTGCTTCCAGGTGA
- the COPS4 gene encoding COP9 signalosome complex subunit 4 isoform X1 has product MAAAVRQDLAQLMNSSGSHKDLAGKYRQILEKAIQLSGAEQLEALKAFVEAMVNENVSLVISRQLLTDFCAHVPNLPDGTAKDIYHFTLEKIQPRVISFEEQVASIRQHLASIYEKEEDWRNAAQVLVGIPLETGQKQYNVDYKLETYLKIARLYLEDDDPVQAEAYINRASLLQNESTNEQLQIHYKVCYARVLDYRRKFIEAAQRYNELSYKTIVHESERLEALKHALHCTILASAGQQRSRMLATLFKDERCQQLAAYGILEKMYLDRIIRGNQLQEFAAMLMPHQKATTADGSSILDRAVIEHNLLSASKLYNNITFEELGALLEIPAAKAEKIASQMITEGRMNGFIDQIDGIVHFETREALPTWDKQIQSLCFQVNNLLEKISQTAPEWTAQAMEAQMAQ; this is encoded by the exons ATGGCGGCGGCCGTGCGCCAGGACTTGGCCCAGCTCATGAACTCCAGCGGCTCTCACAAGGACCTGGCGGGCAA GTACCGTCAGATCTTGGAAAAAGCCATTCAGTTATCCGGGGCAGAGCAACTAGAAGCTTTGAAAGCTTTTGTGGAAGCAA TGGTGAACGAGAACGTCAGCCTGGTGATTTCTCGGCAGCTGCTGACAGATTTCTGCGCACATGTCCCTAACCTGCCCGATGGCACTGCCAAAGACATTTATCATTTCACCCTGGAAAAGATCCAGCCCAGAGTCATTTCCTTTGAGGAGCAG GTTGCTTCCATAAGACAGCATCTTGCATCTATATATGAGAAGGAAGAAGACTGGAGAAATGCAGCCCAAGTATTGGTGGGAATTCCATTGGAGACAGGACAAAA GCAGTACAATGTAGATTACAAGCTGGAGACTTACTTGAAGATTGCGAGGCTGTACCTGGAGGACGATGACCCAGTCCAGGCCGAGGCTTATATAAATCGAGCATCATTGCTCCAGAACGAATCCACCAACGAACAGTTACAGATACATTATAAG GTATGCTATGCCCGTGTTCTTGATTATAGGAGGAAATTCATTGAAGCTGCCCAGAGGTACAATGAGCTCTCTTACAAGACAATAGTCCACGAAAGTGAAAGACTCGAGGCCTTAAAACACGCTTTGCACTGTACCATCTTAGCCTCAGCTG GACAGCAGCGTTCCCGGATGCTTGCTACCCTTTTCAAGGACGAGAGGTGTCAGCAGCTTGCTGCCTACGGGATCCTAGAGAAGATGTACCTGGACCGGATCATCCGAGGAAACCAGCTGCAGGAATTCGCGGCCATGCTGATGCCGCACCAAAAGGCAACTACGGCCGACG GTTCAAGCATTTTGGACAGAGCTGTTATTGAACACAATTTGTTATCTGCAagcaaattatataataatatcacCTTTGAAGAACTGGGAGCTCTTCTGGAAATCCCTGCAGCTAAG gCAGAAAAGATAGCGTCACAAATGATAACAGAAGGACGGATGAATGGATTCATTGATCAGATTGATGGAATAGTTCATTTTGAAA CAAGAGAAGCCCTGCCGACGTGGGACAAGCAGATCCAGTCACTTTGCTTCCAGGTGAATAACCTTCTGGAGAAAATCAGCCAGACGGCGCCGGAGTGGACGGCCCAGGCCATGGAGGCCCAGATGGCCCAGTGA